A DNA window from Citrobacter tructae contains the following coding sequences:
- the actS gene encoding amidase activator ActS has protein sequence MSAGRLKKNGLGIAMLLCAGLLLAGCSGNQSSDTGSYSGSVYTVKRGDTLYRISRATGTSVKDIARLNNISPPYTIEVGQKLKVSGGAKTSTASAKTKSKSSTKTAAARPSSSVPQSSWPPVGQRCWQWPASGKVILPYSTAEGGNKGIDISAARGTPVYAAGAGKVVYVGNQLRGYGNLVMIKHGEDYITAYAHNDTLLVNNGQNVKAGQKIATMGSSDAASVRLHFQIRYRATAIDPLRYLPPQGSKPKC, from the coding sequence TTGAGTGCAGGACGCCTGAAGAAAAATGGCTTGGGTATTGCGATGCTGCTGTGTGCTGGCCTGCTGTTAGCAGGGTGCTCCGGGAACCAGTCGTCTGATACAGGAAGTTATTCCGGCTCCGTGTATACCGTGAAACGGGGAGATACGTTATATCGTATTTCACGTGCGACAGGGACCAGCGTCAAAGATATCGCTCGCCTGAACAACATTTCACCCCCTTATACCATTGAAGTCGGGCAAAAGCTCAAGGTTAGCGGTGGCGCGAAAACCAGCACCGCATCGGCTAAAACAAAATCGAAATCCTCCACCAAAACAGCAGCAGCCAGACCGTCTTCCTCTGTGCCGCAGTCATCCTGGCCGCCGGTGGGGCAACGCTGCTGGCAGTGGCCGGCCAGTGGGAAGGTGATTCTGCCATACTCCACGGCGGAAGGTGGCAATAAGGGGATTGATATCTCTGCCGCGCGCGGTACGCCAGTTTATGCGGCTGGAGCGGGTAAGGTGGTTTATGTTGGCAATCAGTTGCGTGGCTACGGTAACCTCGTGATGATTAAACATGGTGAAGATTACATTACTGCTTACGCTCATAACGACACGCTGTTGGTAAACAACGGACAAAACGTGAAGGCTGGGCAGAAAATTGCCACCATGGGCAGTTCAGATGCGGCCTCAGTACGCCTGCATTTCCAGATCCGCTATCGCGCGACGGCTATCGATCCGCTACGTTATCTGCCGCCGCAAGGCAGTAAGCCAAAATGCTGA
- a CDS encoding inverse autotransporter beta domain-containing protein, whose amino-acid sequence MSNKKISRNNGATGPVNKVVAWSTIALQALYPALLSFTPTISHASAVKASQTAEQQEVRALSSLAAQAGRSIENGHAGSFAANTVSAQATKEVVEWLQQYGNARIQLNVDESFSLKDSAFDFLYPWVDKKQHVLFSQTSLHRTDDRTQTNIGVGYRYFTPDNSMLGANLFYDYDLSRHHARMGAGIEYWRDYLHAGANAYLRLSKWKDSHNLEDYQERPADGWDIYTKGWLPSYPQLGASLKYEKYYGKNVGLFGRDHLQENPYAFTGGITYTPVPLVTLSAEHKQGESNTHDSRFGIEINYRPGIPLAKQLDSDNVAVMREVQHGRYDFVERNNNIVLEYRKKSVLKISLPESVQGEGGTVVPVTISLDKSRWGIQSVEWNDSAFTAAGGRISGRGTSWQLTLPTYTPGGTNHWQIGATARDVKGNVSNYAVMNVTVTGSSASVGTMEFTLNGEHEPIIAADGQSQHPVTLVLKDANDQPLTGLAHDIELSLAFTPDTQVNRQRSAQTPTLGDVQETRTGVYTAMLTPGLTAGTARITAKIMGKTETLTVKLKAVSAEATKSTLTVTPVEQVVGHPINLTLDARDNDGNAITGDDSLRFYAVSASGEVSFTAVEEKDGVYTAKATSELAQATRIGVTSEKHDFSGLEKPANWIADKTQPVIQSFNLARDNALADGKQSNIARVTLTDRYGNALSGYTITLELPPEVKVVNGDNVVTTDAKGEATFSLISSTPGTYDIKLSVGNISSSLSVTFASAMAGATLSLAAKDNGAITNIAANGRDGATLEIKLDNAAMSVAGQKVELIVEPQGLVYPDKITTDKEGYATVTLTTVKAGNYTVKARATDGEHHIESSTIELGFVPDITSAVVNLTAPTESIVANASTAHEIQVQVVDGQNNPFSGDVRLTSEPASGLKLDQSVLTLDEKGVASTTFVAAEAGNYQLRATFVNERQPITATKTIEVLSDLQNASLAITPSSTSAVVSDVDNVTFTLHLTDASGIDISNRKLKITATGPSSSDPLVIDNTLVTTDESGTATVNVHGHKAGRYTLTATLAEHGSRVSANASLTLNADAQNPVLTLEQDPGYAVANLEPVGFMARLRDKFGNPLNGNVEFSAGSKAKPDTGTFTMTPDKTSFKLGNAYSELRTDTAGESWVKVKATTGTQTLEKELTVWVVEDHKPKS is encoded by the coding sequence ATGTCAAATAAGAAAATTTCGCGGAACAATGGGGCAACAGGCCCCGTTAACAAGGTTGTAGCATGGTCAACGATCGCTTTGCAGGCCCTGTATCCTGCGCTTCTCAGCTTCACGCCAACAATCAGCCATGCGTCAGCCGTTAAGGCATCACAAACCGCTGAACAGCAGGAGGTGCGCGCCCTGTCTTCCTTAGCAGCCCAGGCTGGCAGGAGTATTGAAAACGGCCATGCAGGAAGCTTTGCTGCAAATACCGTATCAGCGCAGGCAACGAAGGAAGTGGTAGAGTGGCTGCAGCAGTACGGTAATGCACGTATTCAACTCAACGTGGATGAATCTTTCTCTTTGAAAGATTCCGCATTTGATTTCCTTTATCCGTGGGTTGATAAAAAACAACATGTTTTATTTAGCCAAACATCGCTTCATCGTACGGATGACAGAACCCAAACCAATATTGGCGTGGGTTATCGCTACTTCACGCCAGATAATTCGATGCTGGGTGCAAACCTGTTTTACGACTACGATTTAAGTCGTCATCACGCACGTATGGGCGCGGGTATTGAGTACTGGCGAGATTATTTACACGCAGGCGCAAATGCATATTTGCGGTTATCAAAATGGAAAGATTCTCATAACCTGGAAGATTATCAGGAACGTCCGGCTGATGGCTGGGATATCTATACCAAGGGTTGGTTGCCGTCGTATCCGCAACTGGGTGCATCGCTTAAATATGAAAAGTATTACGGCAAGAATGTCGGTCTTTTTGGCCGCGACCACCTGCAGGAGAATCCTTACGCCTTTACGGGCGGGATCACCTATACACCGGTTCCGCTGGTTACGCTTTCTGCTGAACACAAGCAGGGGGAGAGCAATACACATGACTCACGCTTTGGCATTGAGATTAACTATCGCCCCGGCATCCCGCTGGCGAAGCAACTGGACAGCGACAACGTTGCGGTAATGCGTGAAGTTCAGCACGGGCGCTACGATTTTGTCGAACGTAATAACAATATTGTTCTGGAGTACCGCAAAAAATCGGTGCTGAAAATTAGCCTGCCTGAGAGCGTTCAAGGGGAAGGAGGGACCGTTGTCCCGGTGACTATTTCACTGGATAAATCCCGCTGGGGCATTCAGTCGGTTGAGTGGAACGATAGCGCATTTACCGCCGCCGGGGGACGCATTTCCGGTCGCGGTACTTCATGGCAGTTGACGTTGCCGACCTATACACCTGGCGGCACTAATCACTGGCAGATTGGCGCAACGGCGCGAGATGTAAAAGGAAACGTCTCTAACTATGCGGTGATGAACGTGACGGTAACGGGGAGTTCAGCCTCTGTCGGCACGATGGAATTCACGCTGAACGGTGAACATGAGCCGATTATCGCTGCTGACGGACAATCACAGCATCCGGTTACGCTGGTACTAAAAGATGCCAATGACCAACCGTTAACAGGACTTGCACATGATATTGAACTGTCTTTGGCATTTACGCCCGACACGCAGGTAAACCGTCAACGTTCTGCCCAGACCCCGACGTTGGGCGACGTTCAGGAAACCCGTACCGGGGTGTATACCGCGATGCTGACGCCGGGTTTAACTGCGGGTACGGCGCGCATCACCGCGAAAATTATGGGTAAAACAGAAACTCTGACAGTTAAGCTGAAAGCGGTTTCCGCCGAGGCGACGAAATCGACATTGACAGTAACGCCCGTAGAACAGGTTGTTGGGCATCCCATCAATCTGACGTTAGACGCCAGGGATAATGACGGGAACGCCATCACCGGTGATGATAGCTTACGTTTTTATGCGGTTTCAGCCAGCGGCGAGGTTAGTTTTACTGCCGTAGAAGAAAAAGACGGCGTGTATACCGCCAAAGCAACGTCCGAACTGGCTCAGGCGACGCGTATAGGTGTGACATCTGAAAAACACGATTTCTCCGGGCTGGAAAAACCGGCCAACTGGATTGCCGACAAGACGCAGCCGGTGATTCAGTCTTTTAACCTGGCTCGGGACAATGCGCTGGCGGATGGTAAGCAGAGTAACATCGCGAGGGTTACCCTGACTGACCGTTATGGCAATGCGCTGTCCGGATACACCATCACACTGGAATTACCGCCAGAGGTGAAGGTCGTGAATGGGGACAACGTTGTTACGACCGATGCCAAAGGGGAGGCGACATTCTCACTGATCAGTTCAACGCCGGGAACCTATGATATTAAGCTGAGCGTAGGAAACATCAGCTCATCACTGAGCGTAACATTTGCCTCTGCAATGGCGGGTGCAACGTTGTCTCTGGCTGCCAAAGACAATGGCGCAATAACCAATATTGCAGCAAACGGTCGTGATGGCGCCACGCTTGAGATCAAGCTCGACAATGCTGCCATGTCGGTTGCAGGACAGAAAGTGGAGCTGATCGTTGAACCACAGGGGCTCGTGTATCCGGACAAAATAACCACCGATAAAGAGGGTTACGCCACGGTGACGTTAACCACTGTTAAGGCCGGTAATTACACCGTTAAAGCCAGAGCTACGGACGGGGAACATCATATTGAGTCCTCGACCATTGAACTGGGCTTTGTACCTGATATCACCAGCGCGGTAGTGAATTTGACGGCACCGACAGAGAGCATCGTGGCTAACGCTTCAACGGCTCATGAAATTCAGGTACAGGTCGTAGACGGCCAAAATAACCCGTTTAGTGGTGACGTGCGCCTGACCAGCGAACCCGCCAGTGGATTAAAACTGGACCAGTCCGTGCTGACATTGGATGAAAAGGGAGTGGCATCAACAACCTTCGTTGCCGCTGAGGCCGGAAACTATCAATTACGGGCAACCTTCGTGAACGAGCGTCAGCCCATTACGGCGACTAAGACTATTGAAGTGCTGTCGGATCTCCAAAATGCATCGTTGGCGATCACGCCTTCATCGACATCAGCCGTGGTAAGTGACGTGGACAACGTGACGTTTACCCTGCATCTGACCGATGCTTCAGGGATCGACATCAGCAATCGTAAGCTGAAAATTACGGCCACAGGACCATCGTCAAGCGATCCTCTGGTGATTGACAATACACTTGTCACCACCGATGAATCCGGCACTGCAACCGTGAATGTCCACGGCCATAAGGCGGGTCGCTACACGCTGACCGCCACGCTGGCTGAACACGGAAGTCGTGTTTCCGCGAATGCTTCGCTGACGCTGAATGCCGATGCCCAGAATCCAGTGCTCACTCTGGAGCAGGATCCTGGCTATGCCGTTGCCAATCTTGAACCGGTAGGCTTTATGGCCCGATTGCGGGATAAATTCGGTAATCCGTTAAACGGCAATGTCGAATTTAGCGCGGGCAGCAAAGCCAAACCCGATACAGGAACCTTTACGATGACGCCGGATAAAACCAGTTTTAAGTTAGGGAATGCCTACTCTGAACTGAGAACGGATACCGCAGGTGAAAGTTGGGTGAAGGTGAAGGCAACAACAGGGACGCAAACACTGGAAAAAGAGTTAACCGTCTGGGTGGTTGAGGACCACAAGCCGAAATCCTGA
- the pgaA gene encoding poly-beta-1,6 N-acetyl-D-glucosamine export porin PgaA — protein sequence MFSMRRHANFIKRFKSVSCLFTASVLFPMQISAAVSDYDALIIEARGGNSAPLLRYLEDQGKKSALTPNQVADWLQVSGWVDNNDKATIAIWQQYRGKVDVPARGKVAAARAYRNQKSWNDSLAIWESVLQEEPDNADIRTGWIMTLADARYNQQALTEANKWAQAHPGADSDALLAYVYHSQNKNWDALLVASQAVDVDPNNKNAKSTLLSAMSANRIAEPALGLAEEVPTSDPVKRRLALDAAAEKVRSSYTTARNEEERFIVADKALVRYDQLLTAWKDDPSAQGDVRRARIDRMGALLVRKRTAEVITEYESLSAEGEIPNYAKRWVASAWLSERQPEKTEAMLMSIYYPNGPLPVTPLGPEDQQDLFYAHIDNENFVDAKKQVDTLIKDSPYLRRIYGSPTPQPNDNWLLGQTLLAQYYIAANELPEAEKLTEHLARTGSGNQGLRILYSSVLEARGLPHAAEKELKLAEVIEPSNLELERQQAYVALDLQEWKQADELTDDVIVRSPDDEATLRLARIRDVHKMSEVRISGTQGISSDSPVSGKNDFNINTAIYSPPINDNWRLFTGFNFATGEFEEGKGISRDLAAGAEWTSRDYWAEMEVSGRNYGDGQKIGGRLSGWHDFNDNWRVGGSAERLSRNTPLRALRSGVYANGGDMFVRWYQNERREYQLSFAASHFSDGNDRIEYGLSGKERMWTTPRFTLDFTPGIGGSTNTKENVPYYNPKSDFSVVPGLAAEQVLYRHYDTVWTQQGVAGVGGYWQQGEDVGAIVQVGYGQRLKWNNVVDGGVMLVWDKRPYDGKRERNISLAFDLNVRF from the coding sequence ATGTTCAGTATGCGTCGACATGCCAATTTCATTAAACGCTTTAAGTCTGTAAGTTGTTTATTTACGGCCAGCGTTCTTTTCCCCATGCAAATCTCTGCGGCAGTATCAGATTATGATGCTTTGATTATTGAAGCCCGGGGGGGGAATAGTGCGCCGCTATTGCGCTACCTCGAGGATCAGGGAAAGAAAAGCGCGCTCACGCCCAATCAGGTTGCCGACTGGCTGCAAGTCTCTGGCTGGGTCGATAACAACGATAAAGCAACGATTGCTATCTGGCAGCAGTATCGCGGAAAGGTGGATGTGCCTGCGCGTGGCAAAGTCGCCGCTGCGCGTGCGTATCGCAATCAGAAAAGCTGGAATGATTCGTTAGCGATCTGGGAAAGCGTGTTGCAGGAAGAGCCTGACAACGCGGATATTCGTACTGGCTGGATAATGACGCTGGCCGATGCCCGTTACAATCAACAAGCCCTGACCGAAGCGAATAAATGGGCACAGGCTCATCCGGGCGCCGATTCTGATGCCTTGCTTGCCTACGTGTATCATTCGCAGAATAAAAACTGGGACGCGTTGCTTGTCGCCAGTCAGGCAGTTGACGTTGATCCGAACAATAAAAATGCAAAATCTACGTTGTTGTCTGCGATGTCAGCCAACCGCATCGCTGAACCTGCGCTGGGACTGGCGGAAGAGGTTCCAACATCCGACCCTGTTAAGCGTCGTCTTGCGCTTGATGCCGCCGCCGAAAAAGTGCGCTCCTCTTATACTACAGCGCGCAACGAAGAAGAACGTTTTATCGTGGCGGATAAAGCCCTTGTCCGGTATGACCAACTGCTTACCGCGTGGAAAGATGATCCCTCTGCCCAGGGCGATGTGCGTCGGGCGAGGATTGACCGCATGGGTGCCTTGCTGGTACGCAAGCGCACTGCTGAAGTCATTACGGAATATGAGTCACTTTCTGCCGAAGGTGAAATCCCCAACTATGCAAAACGCTGGGTGGCTTCCGCGTGGTTAAGCGAACGTCAGCCGGAAAAAACCGAAGCGATGCTGATGAGCATCTACTACCCGAACGGGCCGTTACCCGTTACGCCGCTCGGCCCTGAAGATCAGCAAGATCTGTTCTATGCGCATATTGATAATGAAAACTTTGTTGATGCCAAAAAACAGGTCGATACGTTAATTAAAGACAGTCCGTATCTGCGACGGATCTATGGTTCGCCCACGCCGCAGCCTAACGATAACTGGCTGCTTGGCCAGACGTTGCTTGCGCAATATTACATTGCCGCCAATGAGCTGCCTGAAGCCGAAAAGCTGACGGAACATCTGGCACGTACAGGCTCGGGTAACCAGGGACTGCGTATACTCTACTCTTCTGTGCTCGAAGCCCGCGGCTTGCCGCATGCGGCCGAGAAAGAGCTGAAGCTTGCGGAAGTGATCGAGCCAAGCAATCTGGAGCTGGAGCGTCAGCAGGCTTATGTGGCACTGGATCTTCAGGAATGGAAGCAGGCCGATGAACTGACTGATGACGTCATCGTCCGTAGTCCGGATGATGAAGCGACGCTGCGCCTCGCGCGCATCCGTGACGTGCACAAAATGTCGGAAGTGCGGATTAGCGGAACACAGGGGATCTCCTCTGATAGCCCGGTCAGCGGTAAGAATGACTTCAACATCAATACCGCCATTTACAGCCCGCCGATCAATGACAACTGGCGACTGTTTACCGGATTCAACTTTGCCACTGGTGAATTTGAAGAAGGTAAAGGCATCAGCCGCGATCTGGCTGCCGGTGCGGAATGGACCTCCCGTGACTACTGGGCAGAAATGGAAGTTTCAGGCCGTAATTATGGCGATGGTCAGAAAATAGGTGGCCGTCTTTCTGGCTGGCATGATTTCAATGATAACTGGCGCGTTGGCGGTTCGGCGGAGCGTCTTTCACGTAATACCCCGCTGCGCGCATTGCGTAGCGGTGTGTACGCAAACGGCGGGGATATGTTTGTCCGCTGGTATCAAAATGAACGACGAGAGTATCAGTTGTCGTTTGCCGCTTCACATTTCTCGGATGGTAACGATCGTATCGAGTACGGGCTGAGCGGAAAAGAGCGCATGTGGACGACGCCGCGCTTCACGCTGGACTTCACACCGGGCATCGGTGGAAGTACCAACACCAAAGAGAATGTGCCGTATTACAACCCTAAGAGTGATTTTTCCGTTGTACCAGGGCTTGCCGCAGAGCAGGTTCTTTACCGCCACTATGACACTGTGTGGACGCAGCAAGGCGTGGCTGGCGTAGGTGGCTACTGGCAGCAAGGTGAAGACGTGGGCGCCATCGTTCAGGTGGGATACGGACAGCGGCTTAAATGGAACAACGTCGTGGATGGCGGGGTGATGCTGGTGTGGGATAAACGCCCCTACGACGGTAAACGTGAGCGGAATATCTCCCTCGCTTTCGATTTGAATGTCAGGTTTTAA
- the pgaB gene encoding poly-beta-1,6-N-acetyl-D-glucosamine N-deacetylase PgaB, producing the protein MLKRCLWLSALIAGWLMITACSSAHNTTPRYVPPGERTALTADHPWPKNSFLVLGYHDVEDGAADQRYLSVRTSALSDQMGWLRDNGYNPISVQQILDAHDGKIVLPEKAVLLTFDDGYSSFYTRVWPLLKAYNWPALWAPVGSWVDAPADKKVDFGGLMTARDKFATWKMVEEMGKSPLVEVGAHTWASHFGGLANPQGSKEPAVANRLYDKKTGTYETDEQYYRRINTDISLITNKIKSVTGKSPRAWVWPYGAANGTTLTLAKEHGYKMAFTLNEGLANAAFLDDIPRVLISDNPSLKRFASQVAQVREPQTMRVMHVDLDYVYDKDPAQQKRNIDKLIQRVYDMRISHVFLQAYADPKGDGNIRELYFPNRWLPMRADLFNYISWQLQTRAGVTVYAWMPVLAFDLDASIPRVTAWDPKTGRSAINHESYVRLSPWDSEARKRITEIYEDLAKHASFKGILFHDDAFLTDFEDASPEALAAYRAAGLPDSIEKIRNDPQAFERWTRLKSKMLIDFTQQLTRSVRNIRGPQVQTARNIYAMPVLEPESEAWFAQNLNDFLNTYDWTAPMAMPLMENIPANDANAWLDRLVNAVAQTPGALDKTVFELQARDWRKSGEQAEISGKQIAEWMRQLKLSGAGNYGYYPDDFISDKPEMSEIRSTFSSYWYPQK; encoded by the coding sequence ATGCTGAAAAGATGCCTGTGGCTTAGCGCACTCATCGCTGGCTGGTTAATGATTACCGCGTGCAGTAGTGCGCACAATACGACGCCTCGCTATGTTCCTCCGGGAGAGAGGACCGCGCTGACGGCGGACCATCCGTGGCCAAAAAATAGTTTCCTGGTGCTGGGCTATCACGATGTCGAGGATGGCGCCGCCGATCAGCGCTACCTCTCTGTGCGCACCAGTGCGTTGAGCGATCAGATGGGCTGGCTACGTGATAATGGCTATAACCCGATCAGCGTGCAGCAAATTCTCGATGCCCATGACGGTAAAATCGTGCTGCCGGAAAAAGCGGTATTACTCACCTTCGATGACGGCTATAGCAGTTTTTATACCCGCGTCTGGCCGCTGCTGAAAGCCTACAACTGGCCTGCACTATGGGCACCGGTGGGAAGTTGGGTGGATGCCCCCGCCGACAAAAAAGTGGATTTTGGCGGCCTGATGACGGCCAGGGATAAATTCGCCACCTGGAAAATGGTCGAGGAAATGGGCAAATCACCGTTGGTGGAGGTTGGTGCGCACACTTGGGCCTCGCATTTCGGCGGCCTGGCAAATCCGCAGGGAAGTAAAGAACCGGCAGTGGCGAACCGCCTGTACGATAAGAAAACCGGTACTTATGAAACGGATGAGCAGTATTACCGCCGCATAAATACCGATATCTCATTGATCACCAACAAAATTAAGTCTGTAACCGGGAAATCACCGCGTGCGTGGGTGTGGCCGTACGGAGCGGCCAACGGCACAACCTTAACCCTTGCCAAAGAGCATGGTTATAAGATGGCGTTTACGCTCAACGAAGGGCTGGCGAATGCGGCGTTTCTTGATGATATTCCGCGTGTACTGATATCGGATAACCCTTCTCTCAAACGTTTTGCCAGTCAGGTTGCTCAGGTGCGAGAACCGCAGACGATGCGCGTGATGCATGTCGATCTGGATTATGTGTATGACAAAGATCCTGCCCAGCAGAAGAGAAACATTGATAAGCTGATTCAGCGTGTTTACGACATGCGTATTTCACATGTTTTCCTGCAGGCGTATGCCGACCCTAAAGGCGACGGGAATATTCGCGAACTCTATTTCCCTAACCGCTGGCTGCCGATGCGTGCCGATCTCTTTAACTACATCTCCTGGCAATTACAAACGCGGGCAGGGGTGACGGTGTATGCCTGGATGCCAGTTTTGGCTTTCGATCTCGACGCCTCTATTCCACGCGTAACCGCGTGGGATCCGAAAACGGGGCGCAGTGCGATCAATCACGAGAGCTATGTCCGTCTGTCTCCCTGGGATAGCGAAGCGCGTAAACGCATCACTGAGATCTATGAAGACCTGGCGAAGCACGCCAGCTTCAAAGGTATTTTGTTCCATGACGATGCGTTCCTGACGGACTTCGAAGATGCATCGCCGGAGGCGTTAGCCGCCTACCGCGCTGCGGGCCTTCCGGATAGTATTGAGAAAATCCGTAACGATCCGCAGGCATTTGAGCGCTGGACTCGCCTGAAAAGTAAGATGCTGATCGACTTTACCCAGCAGCTGACGCGTTCGGTGCGTAACATTCGCGGTCCGCAGGTACAAACTGCGCGCAATATTTACGCTATGCCAGTACTGGAACCTGAAAGCGAAGCCTGGTTTGCACAAAACCTGAATGATTTCCTTAATACCTACGATTGGACTGCACCCATGGCGATGCCATTGATGGAAAATATTCCAGCCAATGATGCTAACGCATGGCTCGACAGACTGGTGAATGCCGTTGCACAGACCCCTGGCGCGCTGGATAAGACCGTATTTGAACTGCAGGCACGTGACTGGCGTAAATCCGGCGAACAGGCCGAAATCAGTGGTAAACAGATAGCCGAATGGATGCGTCAGCTTAAATTAAGTGGCGCAGGTAACTACGGTTATTACCCGGATGATTTCATCAGCGACAAACCCGAGATGTCAGAGATTCGCTCGACGTTCTCATCATACTGGTACCCGCAAAAATGA
- the pgaC gene encoding poly-beta-1,6-N-acetyl-D-glucosamine synthase, with the protein MTDRIIAFLILCLMFSLPFGVAVVFTGEVMLNFVFFWPLFMSALWISGGVYFWFYRERHWKWGDDTPPPTLEGNPLVSILIPCFNEGINARETIGAALAQRYKNIEVIAINDGSTDDTHDVLEQLAVEHPSLRVIHLAENQGKALALKTGAAAARSDYLVCIDGDALLDRDAVAYIVAPLIQFPRVGAVTGNPRIRTRSTLIGRVQVGEFSSIIGLIKRTQRVYGQIFTVSGVVAAFRRRALAEVGYWSPDMITEDIDISWKLQLRHWSVFFEPRALCWILMPETLRGLWKQRLRWAQGGAEVFIVNMRRLWSWEFRRMWPLFLEFCFSTAWSFAYAISIVLFLLGLMIPMPDSLYVQNLFPPAFTGLILGVVCLLQFAVSLMIERRYEKGIGASLFWIIWFPVVYWMLSLFTTLVAFPKVMLKRKRGRARWVSPDRGIGRIES; encoded by the coding sequence ATGACCGATCGCATTATTGCTTTCCTGATACTTTGCCTGATGTTCAGCCTGCCGTTTGGCGTGGCTGTAGTCTTTACGGGTGAAGTGATGCTGAACTTCGTCTTCTTCTGGCCCTTGTTCATGTCTGCATTGTGGATAAGCGGCGGGGTGTACTTCTGGTTTTACCGTGAACGTCACTGGAAATGGGGAGACGATACACCGCCACCCACGCTGGAGGGGAATCCGCTGGTTTCGATTCTGATCCCGTGTTTTAACGAGGGGATCAACGCGCGCGAAACCATCGGTGCAGCGCTGGCGCAGCGTTATAAAAACATTGAAGTCATTGCCATCAACGACGGTTCGACGGATGACACCCACGACGTGCTGGAACAGCTGGCAGTGGAACACCCGAGCTTGCGGGTGATTCATTTGGCTGAAAACCAGGGCAAAGCGCTGGCGCTTAAAACCGGTGCGGCGGCGGCGCGCAGCGATTACTTGGTGTGTATTGATGGCGATGCGTTACTGGATCGCGATGCGGTTGCGTATATTGTGGCCCCGCTGATCCAGTTCCCGCGCGTTGGTGCGGTCACCGGGAACCCGCGAATTCGTACCCGTTCCACGTTGATTGGTCGCGTGCAGGTTGGCGAGTTCTCGTCGATCATCGGCCTGATTAAACGTACCCAGCGAGTCTATGGGCAGATCTTTACCGTTTCTGGCGTAGTTGCCGCGTTTCGTCGTCGTGCGCTGGCTGAGGTCGGATACTGGAGCCCGGACATGATCACCGAAGATATCGACATCAGTTGGAAGCTGCAGTTGCGCCACTGGTCGGTATTCTTTGAGCCGCGCGCACTGTGCTGGATCCTGATGCCTGAAACGTTAAGAGGGTTGTGGAAACAGCGCCTGCGCTGGGCGCAAGGGGGGGCCGAGGTGTTTATCGTTAACATGCGCCGCCTGTGGTCGTGGGAGTTCCGCCGCATGTGGCCGCTGTTCCTTGAGTTCTGTTTTTCGACCGCCTGGTCTTTTGCCTATGCGATCAGTATCGTGCTGTTCCTGTTGGGATTAATGATCCCGATGCCCGACTCGCTGTATGTGCAAAACTTGTTCCCACCGGCATTCACCGGGTTAATTCTTGGCGTGGTCTGCCTGCTCCAGTTTGCGGTAAGTCTGATGATCGAACGACGCTATGAAAAAGGTATTGGCGCCTCGTTGTTCTGGATTATCTGGTTCCCGGTGGTGTACTGGATGCTGAGCCTGTTCACCACGCTGGTAGCGTTCCCCAAAGTCATGCTCAAGCGCAAACGCGGCAGGGCGCGCTGGGTCAGTCCTGACCGTGGAATAGGGAGGATCGAATCATGA
- the pgaD gene encoding poly-beta-1,6-N-acetyl-D-glucosamine biosynthesis protein PgaD gives MNQPLIFTEQRFLPRAIDVLLTLVAWIGFIYLIYKGLITALAHSPYMGVRPFFTTLDTVTFYILVALVNGLVLIGWAKYNQYRFRVERRSRRPGLEDHELAESLRITRELVTELNKARVLTVHHHENGEISHVDVDKHIADNRLPPPTPAMLEYLSPEREPSLQTRPE, from the coding sequence ATGAACCAACCTCTGATCTTTACCGAACAGCGTTTTCTGCCACGGGCGATCGACGTGCTGTTGACGCTGGTTGCCTGGATTGGGTTTATTTACCTGATTTATAAAGGGCTGATCACCGCACTGGCACACTCGCCATATATGGGAGTACGGCCCTTTTTCACCACGCTGGATACGGTAACGTTTTATATCCTTGTCGCCCTGGTCAACGGTCTGGTGCTGATTGGCTGGGCAAAGTACAACCAGTATCGTTTTCGAGTGGAGCGACGCAGCCGCAGACCTGGACTGGAAGACCATGAACTGGCGGAAAGTTTACGCATTACCCGGGAACTGGTTACGGAACTAAACAAGGCGAGGGTGCTGACGGTCCACCATCACGAGAACGGTGAAATCAGCCATGTCGATGTCGACAAGCACATCGCCGATAACCGATTGCCGCCACCAACGCCTGCGATGCTGGAGTATTTGTCGCCAGAGCGGGAGCCGTCGTTGCAAACAAGGCCTGAGTGA